In Phyllostomus discolor isolate MPI-MPIP mPhyDis1 chromosome 2, mPhyDis1.pri.v3, whole genome shotgun sequence, the following are encoded in one genomic region:
- the OSTN gene encoding osteocrin encodes MLDWRLASVHVILAMTLMLWGSGEVLSVDVATEALDAGIRDAESPPTVREEKSAADLAAKLMLLDELVSLENDVIETKKKRSFSGFGSPLDRLSAGSMDHKGKQRKAADHPKRRFGIPMDRIGGNRLSNSRG; translated from the exons ATGCTGGACTGGAGATTGGCAAGTGTACATGTTATCCTGGCCATGACATTGATGCTGTGGGGCTCAGGAGAGGTGCTCTCAGTGGATGTAGCAACAGAG GCTTTGGATGCTGGAATCCGAGATGCAGAGTCACCACCCACAGTTAGGGAAGAGAAATCAGCAGCTGACCTGGCAGCAAAACTCATGCTTCTTGATGAACTGGTATCTCTGGAGAATGATGTGattgaaacaaagaagaaaaggagcttCTCTGGATTTGGGTCTCCCCTAGACAGACTCTCAGCTGGCTCTATGGATCACAAAGGTAAACAGAG GAAAGCAGCAGATCATCCAAAAAGGCGATTTGGTATCCCCATGGATCGGATCGGTGGAAATCGGCTTTCAAACTCCAGAGGCTAA